One window from the genome of Eucalyptus grandis isolate ANBG69807.140 chromosome 7, ASM1654582v1, whole genome shotgun sequence encodes:
- the LOC104452947 gene encoding DNA-directed RNA polymerases I and III subunit RPAC2, protein MEHASFGDQRNATFALAEEDHTLANALRFTLNQDPRVIFCGYSIPHPSEARVNVRVQTTGDPAREVLKDTCQDLMLTCQHIRGTFDNAVKDFRMKNPPDDLTSQDMDSD, encoded by the exons ATGGAACACGCATCCTTTGGAGATCAACGGAATGCCACATTTGCTCTTGCTGAGGAGGATCATACACTTGCAAATGCTCTCAGATTTACCTTGAATCAAGA TCCACGGGTAATATTTTGTGGTTACAGCATTCCTCATCCTTCAGAAGCGCGGGTTAATGTTAGAGTTCAAACGACAG GTGACCCAGCGAGAGAGGTACTGAAAGATACATGCCAAGATCTGATGCTGACGTGTCAACACATAAGGGGCACATTTGATAATGCTGTCAAAGATTTTAGAATGAAAAATCCTCCTGATGATCTTACTTCCCAGGACATGGACTCAGATTAA